A region from the Paenibacillus humicola genome encodes:
- a CDS encoding YwhD family protein → MTDQNQDQGRAQEQTPAKKEKRQLALNVVSSKEHKGFGAGTIDLNNVSAVIIDGGEAYIDVGAMHAKSKVERGIKFSANKEDVPSGRPVWIVWVAVDRSEEGAHYAGATACPMLIDTEAKRGWKILAQHVNNLDYALKRRFMLDELGEEAKTALRGLLVSHNAEWWDRSPDVLKQALGDLS, encoded by the coding sequence GAAAGAGAAACGGCAGCTTGCGCTGAATGTCGTCAGCAGCAAGGAGCATAAGGGATTCGGCGCGGGCACGATCGACCTGAACAACGTCTCGGCGGTCATTATCGACGGCGGGGAAGCGTATATCGATGTCGGCGCCATGCATGCGAAGAGCAAAGTGGAGAGGGGCATCAAATTCAGCGCGAACAAAGAGGACGTGCCCAGTGGCCGTCCGGTCTGGATCGTGTGGGTCGCGGTGGACCGCTCCGAAGAAGGAGCGCATTACGCCGGCGCGACGGCCTGCCCGATGCTGATCGATACCGAAGCGAAACGCGGCTGGAAAATTCTCGCGCAGCACGTGAACAACCTCGACTACGCGCTCAAGCGCCGTTTTATGCTGGATGAGCTCGGGGAGGAAGCGAAAACGGCGCTCCGCGGCCTGCTCGTTTCCCATAACGCGGAATGGTGGGACCGTTCGCCCGATGTGCTGAAGCAGGCGCTGGGCGACCTAAGCTAA
- a CDS encoding RNA polymerase sigma factor has product MVVIGNDGNEIQNVKPAHWDMERDLDRLEDSELVQRAQAGDREAFGELIRRHRRHLYGYAQALTQEPFMAEDIVQDALIRAFLHLGTLVDIARFLPWLHRIVRNQAYSRLRSSPVVKERPFSALRPTGEEGEPAAADWSNLDDILHRVSRSLDEHASAAANPEEHLMRRQLLDAIGAMLSCLSKRERQIFESHFFDHLSPQEIAKLFSLSQANVYQILSRSRKKVAQARIRAVVDQYLTERKDWGAMKTNLLTKTDAFDASGTWTSAGWALYRMLSFTDQKLSMPMVMGLTGHAFRITICRGDVHIAGPTMFPFGDIFRRGLQNLGWSCRVVEMENSHCLPGDNSNLVDPVLLEPAAKEKRRVQEKLPAALDLIHRSIDRGLPVMSWDLFIPEFGVIYGYDDEQRMLTAVEVMQDSRLPYDHLGRGILEELFILALEERTEKDERSMLRDALGMILDHYRGNEAAADRCERGLRAYDVWMDAFRGGNIEPNGNAYNVAVVQDARRLAADFLVEIADRQGGEASDEPIRTLGAEAAKLYRSMAEQLQELAERFPFPAGGDPNSAAGRERAVSVLQSVKALEEQAVSLLERMYAELERPLL; this is encoded by the coding sequence GTGGTTGTTATCGGGAACGACGGGAATGAAATCCAAAATGTAAAACCTGCGCATTGGGATATGGAGCGCGATTTGGACCGGCTGGAAGACAGCGAGCTGGTACAGCGCGCGCAGGCCGGCGACCGGGAGGCGTTCGGCGAGCTGATCCGGCGCCACCGGCGGCATTTGTACGGGTACGCCCAAGCCCTGACGCAGGAGCCGTTCATGGCGGAGGATATCGTGCAGGATGCCTTGATCCGCGCTTTTTTGCACCTGGGAACGCTGGTTGATATTGCGCGGTTTCTGCCTTGGCTTCACCGGATCGTCCGCAATCAGGCGTATTCCCGGCTCCGCAGCAGCCCGGTTGTGAAGGAGCGGCCTTTCTCGGCGCTGCGGCCTACCGGGGAAGAAGGGGAACCTGCAGCCGCCGACTGGTCGAATTTGGATGATATTCTGCATCGCGTTTCGCGTTCGCTGGACGAACATGCGAGCGCTGCCGCCAATCCGGAAGAGCACTTGATGCGCCGGCAGCTGCTTGACGCGATCGGAGCTATGCTGAGCTGCCTCTCCAAGCGGGAGCGGCAAATTTTCGAGTCGCATTTTTTCGATCATCTGTCGCCGCAGGAAATCGCGAAGCTGTTCAGCTTGTCTCAGGCGAACGTCTATCAAATTTTATCCCGTTCCCGGAAAAAAGTAGCCCAGGCGCGAATCCGCGCCGTAGTCGACCAATACTTGACGGAACGAAAGGATTGGGGAGCGATGAAAACGAACCTGTTAACGAAGACGGATGCGTTCGATGCGTCCGGAACATGGACGTCGGCAGGCTGGGCCTTGTACCGCATGCTCAGCTTTACCGATCAGAAACTGAGTATGCCGATGGTTATGGGCCTGACCGGACATGCTTTTCGCATCACGATTTGCCGCGGCGATGTTCATATCGCGGGACCGACGATGTTCCCGTTCGGGGACATTTTCAGACGAGGCCTGCAAAACCTGGGATGGAGCTGCCGCGTCGTGGAGATGGAGAACAGCCATTGTCTGCCCGGCGATAATTCCAACTTGGTTGACCCGGTACTGCTCGAGCCGGCGGCCAAAGAGAAGAGGCGGGTCCAGGAAAAGCTTCCTGCCGCCCTGGATTTGATTCACCGTTCCATCGACAGAGGCCTTCCGGTTATGTCCTGGGATCTGTTCATCCCCGAATTCGGCGTCATTTACGGCTATGACGACGAGCAGCGGATGCTGACGGCGGTGGAGGTGATGCAGGACAGCCGGCTTCCTTACGATCATCTCGGGCGGGGTATACTGGAGGAATTGTTCATCCTGGCGCTGGAGGAACGGACGGAGAAGGATGAGCGTTCGATGCTTCGGGACGCGCTGGGGATGATTCTCGATCACTACCGCGGGAACGAGGCTGCGGCCGACCGCTGTGAACGGGGACTGCGCGCCTATGATGTGTGGATGGATGCATTCCGCGGCGGGAATATCGAGCCGAATGGCAATGCCTACAATGTGGCCGTTGTGCAGGATGCCCGCCGGCTTGCGGCGGATTTTCTCGTCGAGATCGCCGATCGGCAGGGCGGCGAAGCATCGGATGAACCCATCCGTACGCTTGGCGCCGAAGCCGCGAAGCTGTACCGGAGCATGGCGGAGCAGCTGCAGGAGTTGGCCGAGAGGTTCCCTTTTCCTGCAGGAGGCGATCCTAACTCGGCTGCCGGCCGGGAACGTGCCGTAAGTGTGCTGCAATCGGTCAAGGCGCTCGAAGAGCAGGCGGTTTCGCTGCTTGAACGGATGTATGCAGAGCTGGAGCGGCCGCTGCTCTAA
- a CDS encoding GNAT family N-acetyltransferase: MHASDIFERFPVLNTDRLILRKLEPSDAEALYEYYSDADVTRYMDWYGPESVEQAKDMIVSWNDMYRNRQLLPWGLTLNGRDRLIGTVMYMPIRGTFEQRPLYPVTVGYDLDKAYWNRGMMTEALKAVIDFGLERFGAHRIQAEVAPKNKASLKLLEKLGFKREGVLHQYLMHEATKMFLDVVMLALLNN, from the coding sequence ATGCATGCATCGGATATATTCGAACGTTTTCCGGTCCTGAATACGGACCGACTGATTCTTCGCAAGTTGGAGCCGTCGGATGCGGAGGCGCTGTACGAATATTATTCGGATGCCGACGTCACCCGCTACATGGACTGGTACGGACCGGAGTCCGTGGAGCAGGCGAAGGACATGATCGTTTCCTGGAACGACATGTACCGGAACCGGCAGCTTCTTCCATGGGGCCTTACCCTGAACGGCCGGGACCGGCTGATCGGTACGGTGATGTACATGCCGATCCGCGGCACCTTCGAGCAGAGGCCGCTTTATCCGGTAACCGTCGGCTACGACTTGGACAAGGCGTATTGGAACCGGGGAATGATGACCGAGGCGCTGAAGGCCGTCATCGATTTCGGGCTCGAGCGGTTCGGCGCGCACCGCATTCAGGCGGAGGTGGCTCCGAAGAACAAGGCGTCGCTCAAGCTGCTGGAGAAGCTCGGCTTCAAGCGCGAGGGCGTGCTCCATCAATATTTGATGCACGAGGCGACGAAGATGTTTCTCGATGTCGTCATGCTGGCGCTGCTGAATAACTGA
- a CDS encoding transglycosylase domain-containing protein, translating to MKSLGSPKPIDKRRSPFRVRAEKWMPLLGRAYRWLMIAGCGAAILFALIFGFLFYLRVQALPAAAISQTSQMYDIRGNVIDTFHAGENRHSVPLKSISPYLIEATLAIEDRRFYDHLGFDMKGMARAVFVNLEHLRTKQGASTLTQQLARNLYLTHERTWSRKLKEAMYTVQLEMHYTKDEILGMYLNQIYYGHGAYGAEAAAQMYFGKHASELGLAESAMLAGIPKGPKYYSPYMDMKNAKDRQRTILMTMASQGILTKKQAEEAASELLKFVPLGSGKQDSFAPYFRDYVRSVAVDRLGIDERLISGGGIRIYTTLDPDAQQAAEDAVKAGMPADSGQQAALVSIDPRTGYIKAMVGGRDYASNQYNRVLATTRQPGSSFKPVLYLAALEQGAVTPVTRFKSEPTVFTYDEGRKTYAPGNYNKKYTNDYIDLRQAIASSDNIYAVNTIMAVGADKVIDMARRLGIDSPMQPVPSLALGAYPVSPLEMASAFGTFAAGGVRSEPTAIVRIEDSKGEVLYEAKPKAKQVVDAAHAYVLTGLMESVFETGGTGSRVSAMIHRPVAGKTGTTASDAWLVGYTPELTTAVWVGYDKGRKLTTAEAHRAAPIFAAFTEKALAAVPPKMFPMPEGVVSVYVDPSSGKLAASSCPSRRLETFVSGTQPTEVCGEHGGAASANGDGDAKAERSQSWWRKLKRWWTN from the coding sequence ATGAAAAGCCTGGGCTCGCCCAAACCGATCGACAAACGCCGCTCGCCGTTTCGCGTCCGCGCGGAGAAATGGATGCCGCTGCTGGGCCGGGCGTACCGCTGGCTGATGATCGCCGGGTGCGGGGCCGCCATCCTGTTCGCCCTTATTTTCGGATTCCTCTTCTATTTGCGCGTGCAGGCGCTGCCCGCCGCGGCGATCAGCCAGACGTCGCAAATGTACGATATCCGAGGCAACGTTATCGATACGTTCCACGCCGGCGAGAACCGCCATTCGGTGCCGCTGAAGTCGATATCGCCGTATTTAATCGAGGCGACGCTCGCCATCGAGGACCGGCGGTTCTACGATCACCTCGGCTTCGATATGAAAGGGATGGCCCGCGCGGTGTTCGTCAATCTCGAGCATCTGCGGACGAAGCAGGGCGCGAGCACGCTGACGCAGCAGCTGGCGCGCAATCTGTATTTGACGCACGAGCGCACCTGGTCTCGCAAGCTGAAGGAAGCGATGTACACGGTTCAGCTCGAGATGCATTACACGAAAGACGAAATTCTCGGGATGTATCTGAACCAGATTTATTACGGACACGGCGCGTACGGCGCGGAGGCGGCGGCGCAGATGTATTTCGGCAAGCACGCCTCGGAGCTCGGCTTGGCCGAAAGCGCGATGCTGGCCGGCATTCCGAAAGGGCCGAAGTATTACTCGCCGTATATGGATATGAAAAACGCCAAGGACCGGCAGCGGACGATTCTGATGACGATGGCGTCGCAGGGTATCCTGACGAAGAAACAGGCTGAGGAGGCCGCAAGCGAGCTGCTGAAGTTCGTGCCGCTCGGCAGCGGCAAGCAGGATAGTTTCGCGCCTTATTTTCGCGATTACGTGCGCAGCGTCGCCGTCGACCGGCTCGGCATCGACGAGCGGCTCATAAGCGGCGGTGGCATCCGCATCTATACGACGCTCGACCCCGATGCCCAGCAGGCCGCGGAGGATGCGGTCAAGGCCGGCATGCCGGCCGATTCCGGGCAGCAGGCGGCGCTCGTCTCGATCGACCCGCGCACCGGGTATATCAAAGCTATGGTCGGCGGCCGCGACTATGCTTCCAACCAGTACAACCGCGTTCTCGCCACGACGCGCCAGCCGGGCTCGTCGTTCAAGCCGGTGCTGTACCTGGCCGCGCTGGAGCAGGGAGCGGTGACGCCGGTCACCCGTTTCAAGAGCGAGCCGACCGTGTTTACCTACGATGAAGGACGCAAGACATACGCGCCGGGCAACTACAATAAGAAGTACACGAACGATTATATCGATCTGCGCCAGGCAATCGCGAGCTCGGACAATATCTACGCGGTCAATACGATTATGGCCGTCGGCGCCGACAAGGTGATCGATATGGCGCGGCGGCTCGGCATCGACAGCCCGATGCAGCCGGTGCCCTCGCTCGCACTCGGGGCGTACCCGGTCAGCCCGCTCGAGATGGCTTCGGCGTTCGGCACGTTTGCGGCCGGCGGCGTCCGCAGCGAACCGACCGCGATCGTGCGCATCGAGGACAGCAAAGGGGAAGTGCTGTACGAAGCGAAGCCGAAGGCGAAGCAGGTCGTGGATGCCGCGCATGCCTACGTGCTGACCGGCCTGATGGAAAGCGTGTTCGAGACCGGCGGCACGGGCAGCCGCGTGTCTGCGATGATTCATCGTCCGGTTGCCGGCAAGACGGGCACGACGGCAAGCGACGCGTGGCTCGTCGGCTACACGCCCGAGCTGACGACGGCGGTCTGGGTCGGCTACGACAAGGGGCGGAAGCTGACGACCGCCGAGGCGCACCGGGCGGCGCCGATCTTCGCCGCCTTCACGGAAAAGGCGCTGGCCGCGGTGCCGCCGAAAATGTTCCCCATGCCGGAGGGTGTCGTCTCCGTCTACGTCGACCCGTCGTCGGGCAAGCTGGCCGCTTCCTCCTGTCCGAGCAGGCGGCTCGAGACGTTCGTCAGCGGCACGCAGCCGACCGAGGTGTGCGGCGAGCACGGCGGCGCGGCTTCGGCAAACGGCGACGGCGACGCCAAGGCGGAGCGTTCGCAGTCGTGGTGGCGGAAGCTGAAGCGCTGGTGGACGAATTAA
- the speE gene encoding polyamine aminopropyltransferase: MELWYTEKQTETYGITAKIKETYVSEQTEFQKLDMIETEEFGTMLVLDGMVMTTDKDEFVYHEMVAHPALYTHPNPKHVLVVGGGDGGVIREVLKHPQVEKAVLVEIDGKVIEYSKKYLPNIACGLDDPRVDVIVNDGFMHIHDQKNSYDVIMVDSTEPVGPAVNLFTRGFYQGIYEALKDDGIFVAQTDNPWFKADLITSVNRDVKEVFPIVRVYCANVPTYPSGLWTFTMGSKKYDPLQVDESAIPDIDTKYYSPRLHKAAFALPKFVEDLVK, translated from the coding sequence ATGGAATTGTGGTACACCGAGAAACAGACTGAAACCTATGGCATTACGGCCAAAATCAAAGAAACGTACGTGAGCGAGCAAACCGAGTTTCAGAAGCTCGATATGATCGAAACCGAGGAGTTCGGCACGATGCTCGTCCTGGACGGCATGGTGATGACAACCGATAAAGACGAGTTCGTATACCACGAAATGGTGGCCCATCCGGCGCTGTATACGCACCCGAACCCGAAGCATGTGCTCGTGGTCGGCGGCGGCGACGGCGGCGTCATCCGCGAGGTGCTGAAGCATCCGCAGGTCGAGAAGGCGGTGCTCGTCGAAATCGACGGCAAGGTCATCGAATATTCGAAAAAATATTTGCCGAACATCGCGTGCGGCCTGGACGATCCGCGCGTCGACGTCATCGTGAACGACGGCTTCATGCATATTCACGATCAGAAGAACAGCTACGACGTCATCATGGTCGACTCCACCGAGCCGGTCGGCCCGGCGGTCAACCTGTTCACGCGCGGCTTCTACCAGGGCATATACGAGGCGCTGAAGGACGACGGCATTTTCGTCGCGCAGACGGACAACCCGTGGTTCAAGGCCGATCTGATAACGAGCGTTAACCGCGACGTCAAGGAAGTGTTCCCGATCGTGCGCGTATACTGCGCGAACGTGCCGACGTATCCGAGCGGCCTGTGGACGTTCACGATGGGCAGCAAGAAATACGATCCGCTGCAGGTCGACGAGTCCGCCATTCCGGACATCGATACGAAATACTACTCTCCGCGTCTGCACAAAGCGGCGTTCGCGCTGCCGAAATTCGTGGAGGATCTGGTGAAATAA
- the speB gene encoding agmatinase — MRLDQKYSGNVFILSSDDYAASKAVIYGMPMDFTVSFRPGSRFGPARIREVSVGLEEYSPYLDRSLEDIVYFDAGDLLLPFGNAARSLEMIGEYVRGVLDDGKMPLGLGGEHLVSWPIFREVYVKYPDLAIIHFDAHADLREQYEGEPLSHSTPLRKAAGLIGGRNIYQFGIRSGSREEWQFAREHINFHPFEVLEPLKKALPELAGRPVYLTIDIDVLDPSCAPGTGTAEAGGITSKELLEAVHAIARSDVNVVGCDLVEVAPAYDPTEQTQIVASKVIREMLLGFIK, encoded by the coding sequence ATGCGACTTGACCAAAAATATTCCGGCAACGTTTTTATTCTGAGCTCCGACGATTACGCCGCTTCCAAAGCGGTCATCTACGGCATGCCGATGGACTTCACCGTTTCGTTCCGTCCCGGCTCGCGCTTCGGCCCCGCCCGCATCCGCGAGGTGTCGGTCGGCCTCGAGGAATACAGCCCGTATCTCGACCGCAGCCTCGAGGATATCGTCTACTTCGACGCGGGCGACCTGCTGCTGCCGTTCGGCAATGCCGCTCGCTCGCTCGAGATGATCGGCGAGTATGTGCGCGGTGTGTTGGACGACGGCAAAATGCCGCTCGGCCTCGGCGGGGAGCATCTCGTCTCTTGGCCGATTTTCCGCGAGGTGTACGTGAAATACCCGGATCTCGCGATCATCCATTTCGACGCGCATGCGGATCTGCGCGAGCAGTACGAGGGCGAGCCGCTCTCGCACTCGACGCCGCTGCGCAAGGCGGCCGGCCTGATCGGCGGCCGCAACATTTACCAGTTCGGCATCCGCTCCGGCTCCCGCGAGGAATGGCAGTTCGCGCGCGAGCACATCAACTTCCATCCGTTCGAGGTGCTGGAGCCGCTGAAGAAGGCGCTGCCGGAGCTCGCCGGGCGTCCGGTGTACCTGACGATCGACATCGACGTGCTCGATCCGTCCTGCGCGCCGGGAACCGGCACGGCGGAAGCGGGCGGCATTACGAGCAAGGAGCTGCTGGAGGCGGTCCATGCGATCGCGCGTTCCGATGTGAACGTCGTCGGCTGCGACCTCGTCGAAGTCGCGCCGGCGTACGATCCGACCGAGCAGACGCAGATCGTCGCGTCGAAGGTCATCCGCGAAATGCTGCTCGGATTTATCAAATAA
- a CDS encoding DNA-deoxyinosine glycosylase, translated as MFVQSFPPIIDDNSRVLVLGSMPGTASLTKHQYYGNPRNHLWPVIYGLFGREPEDDYDARLAFALGRGIALWDVIATCSREGSLDANIRDEVPNDIPGLLRQYPGIRCLAFNGTKSHDTFRKYFGTDPACAAPARLKLPSTSPIPTPRMRTTADRLEAWRVLLPFLNDTGG; from the coding sequence ATGTTCGTTCAATCGTTTCCGCCCATCATCGACGACAATTCCCGCGTGCTTGTGCTCGGCAGTATGCCGGGTACGGCGTCGCTTACGAAGCATCAATATTACGGCAATCCGCGCAACCATTTATGGCCGGTCATTTACGGTCTGTTCGGGCGGGAGCCGGAAGACGACTACGACGCTCGGCTCGCCTTCGCCCTCGGCCGAGGCATCGCCCTGTGGGACGTGATCGCAACCTGTTCTCGGGAAGGCAGTCTCGACGCGAATATCCGGGACGAGGTGCCGAACGATATCCCCGGCCTGCTCCGGCAGTATCCGGGCATCCGGTGCCTGGCGTTCAACGGGACGAAATCTCACGATACGTTCCGCAAGTATTTCGGTACCGATCCGGCGTGCGCGGCGCCGGCGCGGCTCAAGCTGCCGTCGACGAGTCCGATTCCGACGCCGCGGATGCGGACGACCGCCGACCGGCTGGAGGCGTGGCGCGTGCTGCTGCCTTTTTTGAACGATACGGGAGGGTAA
- a CDS encoding GNAT family N-acetyltransferase, whose protein sequence is MLRRNSTPKDGILSRFCPSYGNGKTTRGEERMDFRGLEGKRVSLVPLREEHAEALYACGRDPAIWPHYPAATAIATMEDAGRFVRKALDMRDKGEHFPFLVFDKELGRAVGSTRFNRISAEHRNLNIGTTWYNPEVWRTRVNTECKMLLLAHAFEAWRAVRVEFVTTTDNELSQRAIERLGAVREGVLRQKYNGMDYVVYSILDREWPDVKRKLQSFLDNDRV, encoded by the coding sequence TTGCTTCGACGCAATTCGACGCCAAAAGACGGCATTTTGAGCCGGTTCTGCCCGTCGTATGGGAACGGGAAGACGACGAGGGGAGAGGAACGGATGGATTTTCGGGGACTCGAAGGGAAGCGCGTTTCCCTTGTTCCGCTGCGGGAGGAGCATGCGGAAGCGCTGTACGCCTGCGGCCGCGATCCGGCCATATGGCCGCATTATCCGGCCGCGACCGCGATCGCGACGATGGAGGATGCCGGGCGTTTCGTGCGGAAGGCGCTCGACATGCGGGACAAGGGCGAGCATTTCCCTTTTCTCGTTTTCGACAAGGAGCTTGGACGGGCCGTCGGTTCGACTCGCTTCAACCGCATTTCGGCGGAGCACCGGAACCTGAATATCGGCACGACCTGGTACAACCCGGAGGTGTGGCGGACGCGGGTCAATACCGAATGCAAAATGCTGCTGCTCGCGCATGCGTTCGAAGCCTGGCGGGCCGTTCGGGTGGAGTTTGTCACGACGACGGACAACGAGCTGTCGCAGCGGGCGATCGAGCGGCTGGGCGCAGTGCGGGAAGGCGTGCTGCGGCAGAAATATAACGGCATGGACTACGTCGTCTACAGCATTTTGGACCGGGAATGGCCGGACGTCAAACGGAAGCTGCAAAGCTTCCTCGATAACGACCGGGTATAG
- a CDS encoding DUF7667 family protein, protein MAILPIHERLAELWTIRSRRPLTDEEAADFEHCLAVNAAHCRRLAELYNFSLLASMTSDTEWQHAICRKIEQLDGPPRF, encoded by the coding sequence ATGGCGATACTGCCGATACACGAACGTTTGGCGGAGCTGTGGACGATCCGAAGCCGGCGCCCGCTGACGGACGAGGAAGCGGCCGATTTCGAGCACTGCCTGGCGGTTAACGCCGCGCACTGCAGGCGGCTGGCGGAGCTGTACAATTTCTCGCTGCTCGCTTCGATGACATCGGATACGGAGTGGCAGCATGCGATTTGCAGAAAAATCGAGCAGCTGGACGGCCCGCCGCGCTTCTAA
- the argS gene encoding arginine--tRNA ligase gives MSLLLKWAAAKLEGIVPLPEDNIYALLELPPRPELGDAAFPCFTLARPLAKPPARIAAELAERLNGAGGEGIRAEAAGPYLNLFFEPACWGPKLMEAALDPAFGTSDRRAGERVVIDLSSPNIAKPFGVGHLRSTMIGSALARLYRASGYDVVTVNHIGDWGTQFGKLLEAYLRWGDEEALKRDPIRESLKLYVRFHEEAERDPQLEEEGRRRFWMLENGDPEALRLWRFFVTFSMEEFERVYARLGVTFDHTLGESFYNGKMDAVVRRLAELGLLEESDGAQVVRLDDKAMPPCLIVKSDGTTIYGLRDLATALYRRREMGADRLLYVVGAEQSLHFSQVFEVLRRMGEPWAEQCRHIAFGLMKLEGRKMSTRRGQVVYLDDVLDEAVRRAEAIIAEKNPSLRERRETAEAVGIGAVVFGDLKNGRMLEVDFSLDEALRFEGETGPYVQYAAARAYRLLDASGLAPESSFVPAAARHDGPSLTAPSAWDLLKALGAYPEAVAEAVRLNEPSVLARYLLDAAKRFNRFYHQERIMTSDAEETAAKLRLAAACAGVLESGLGMLGIRAPRQI, from the coding sequence ATGAGCCTATTGCTAAAATGGGCGGCGGCGAAGCTGGAAGGTATCGTGCCGCTCCCGGAGGACAACATTTATGCGCTTTTGGAGCTGCCCCCGCGGCCGGAGCTGGGCGACGCGGCTTTCCCCTGCTTTACGCTCGCCCGCCCGCTTGCGAAGCCGCCGGCCCGCATTGCCGCCGAGCTTGCGGAGCGGCTGAACGGCGCCGGAGGGGAGGGCATTCGGGCGGAAGCCGCCGGGCCGTATTTGAACCTGTTTTTCGAACCGGCCTGCTGGGGCCCGAAGCTGATGGAAGCGGCGTTGGATCCGGCCTTCGGCACGTCGGACCGCCGAGCGGGCGAGCGCGTCGTGATCGACCTGTCCTCGCCCAATATCGCCAAGCCGTTCGGCGTCGGCCATCTCCGCTCGACGATGATCGGCAGCGCGCTCGCGAGGCTGTACCGGGCATCCGGTTACGACGTCGTGACCGTCAATCACATCGGCGACTGGGGGACGCAGTTCGGCAAGCTGCTGGAAGCCTACCTGCGCTGGGGAGACGAGGAAGCGCTGAAGCGGGACCCGATCCGCGAAAGTCTCAAGCTGTACGTCCGCTTCCACGAGGAGGCGGAGCGGGATCCGCAGCTGGAAGAAGAAGGGCGGCGCCGGTTTTGGATGCTGGAGAACGGCGATCCGGAAGCGCTGCGCTTGTGGCGCTTTTTCGTCACGTTCAGCATGGAGGAGTTCGAGCGCGTCTATGCGAGGCTCGGCGTGACGTTCGACCATACGCTGGGCGAAAGCTTCTATAACGGCAAAATGGACGCCGTCGTCCGGCGTCTTGCGGAGCTGGGGCTGCTCGAGGAGAGCGACGGCGCGCAGGTCGTGCGGCTGGACGACAAGGCTATGCCGCCCTGCCTGATCGTGAAGTCCGACGGAACGACGATCTACGGATTGCGGGATCTGGCCACAGCGCTCTACCGCAGACGCGAGATGGGGGCGGACCGGCTGCTTTATGTGGTCGGCGCGGAGCAGTCGCTTCATTTTAGCCAGGTGTTCGAGGTGCTTCGCCGGATGGGCGAGCCGTGGGCGGAGCAATGCCGGCATATCGCCTTCGGGTTGATGAAGCTCGAGGGGCGCAAAATGTCCACCCGGCGCGGACAGGTGGTTTACCTGGACGACGTGCTGGATGAAGCGGTGCGCCGTGCGGAAGCGATTATTGCGGAGAAAAATCCTTCCCTTCGGGAGCGCCGGGAAACGGCGGAAGCAGTCGGCATCGGCGCGGTCGTATTCGGCGATTTGAAGAACGGCCGGATGCTGGAGGTCGACTTTTCGCTCGACGAGGCGCTTCGCTTCGAGGGCGAGACCGGCCCGTACGTGCAGTATGCGGCGGCCCGGGCGTACAGGCTGCTGGACGCAAGCGGCCTCGCGCCGGAATCGTCCTTCGTACCGGCGGCGGCCCGGCACGACGGTCCTTCCCTCACCGCGCCTTCCGCGTGGGATTTGCTCAAAGCACTCGGCGCCTACCCGGAAGCGGTCGCCGAAGCGGTGCGGCTGAATGAGCCGTCCGTGCTGGCCCGCTATCTGCTCGATGCCGCCAAGCGGTTCAACCGTTTTTATCATCAGGAGCGGATTATGACCTCGGACGCGGAGGAGACCGCCGCCAAGCTGCGGCTTGCCGCGGCATGCGCGGGCGTCCTCGAATCCGGACTTGGCATGCTGGGGATCCGGGCTCCCAGGCAAATTTGA
- a CDS encoding DUF1934 domain-containing protein: MADKAKVRIRLTSEVDGEKQEHTFGGEWYRKGRSVYLRYDERDEADSEVRTTVRWREGELLVTRRGDVESEQTFVAGARRQGQYSSPHASFRLETDTSLLWMQCGDLMRTEAADEPLGLTLPMLIEWHYTLWIDSQQTGTFVIRLQADRETKQ; this comes from the coding sequence GTGGCGGACAAAGCGAAGGTGCGGATCAGGCTGACGAGCGAAGTGGACGGCGAGAAGCAGGAGCACACGTTCGGCGGCGAATGGTACCGCAAGGGCCGTTCCGTTTATTTGCGCTATGACGAGCGGGACGAGGCCGACAGCGAGGTGCGCACGACGGTCCGCTGGCGGGAGGGCGAGCTGCTGGTGACGCGGCGCGGCGACGTCGAATCCGAGCAGACGTTTGTCGCCGGCGCCAGGCGTCAGGGACAATATTCGTCGCCGCACGCGAGCTTCCGCCTGGAGACGGACACGTCGCTGCTGTGGATGCAGTGCGGCGATCTAATGCGGACGGAAGCGGCGGACGAGCCGCTTGGACTCACGCTCCCGATGCTGATCGAGTGGCATTATACGCTGTGGATCGATTCGCAGCAAACGGGAACGTTTGTCATCCGCCTGCAGGCGGACCGGGAAACGAAGCAATAA